The nucleotide sequence CGGAGCACGCGCTTCTTCAGCTGCCCGGATCCCTTTCCTGGAATGATCTCCACCAACGGGGCCTTCTTCGCCACGGCTTCGTCCATGATCGACTGGAGCGCGCGCTCGATCTCGCCACCGCGGTTGTAGATGTCGTGCAGATCAAGCTTGAGCTTCACCAAGCCATCGTGCTCGCCGGCCCGGTGCTTGCGCCACCGGGCGCCCCCGACACGGAGTGGTCGGGGCCGTCTGGAACGCTGGCCGCATGCCGGCCGCACCCACCAACAGCCGCGGCCGAGTGCATGTCGTGGCGTTGGCGGCCTTGAGTGCCGCCGCCTTCGTCTACGTGACGTCGGAGACGCTCCCGGTCGGATTGTTGCCGCAGATCAGTTCCGACCTGTCGGTGTCCGAGGGTCGGACGGGGCTGCTTCTCAGCTTTTACGCACTCGTCGCCGGGGGTACGGCGATCCCGTTCACGGCCTGGACCACGCACCTGCCGCGGCATCACCTGCTCGTGGCCGTGCTCGGGGTATTCGTGCTCTCCCAAATCGGCGCCGCCCTCGCGCCGAGCTTCTGGTGGCTGGTCGCCGCTCGGTTGCTGTGCGCGCTCGGGCACGGCTTGTTCTGGTCGATCCTGGCCCCGGTCGCGGCCCGACTGGCGCCCGCGGGACAGGAGGGCCGGGCCACCGCGATCGTGTTCATGGGCAACTCCCTCGCGCTTGTGGTGGGCTTGCCGCTGGGCACCCTGCTCGGTCAACTAGCAGGCTGGCGGGCCGCGTTCCTCGTCGTCGGCGGGGGCGGTGCGCTCACGCTCGTCGCGCTCTGGCGACTGCTTCCGGCGCTGCCCGGCGCGGACGATTCCGGCTTCTCCCGCGACCTGCTCGCCAGAGTCGCCGAACGCCGCCTCATCGCCTTGTATGTCGTGACGCTGGCGGTGGTGGTCGGGCAGTTCACGGCCTACTCCTACATCGCACCGCTCGTCCGGGAGCACGGTGGCTACGTCGGAACGGGCTATGGCATCCTGCTGCTCGGCTACGGAGCGGCCGGTCTGGCCGGCATCGTGCTGTCGGCACGGGTGATCGACGTCCGGCCGCGGCTGGCGTTCGTTCTACCCACGACCACGATCGTGTTGGCCCTGACCCTGCTGGGACTGATCGGCCGTAGTCCCGTGCTGACGGCGGTTGCCGTCATTGCATGGGGTGGCGCGTTCACAACGCTGCCGGTGGTGTTGCAGAGCAGCGTGCTGCGCGTCGCCCCGGCGGTATCCGACGTCGCCTCGGCCGTCTACGTCGTCGCGTTCCAGATCGGTATCGGTGCGGGGGCGTTGAT is from Jatrophihabitans telluris and encodes:
- a CDS encoding Smr/MutS family protein, encoding MKLKLDLHDIYNRGGEIERALQSIMDEAVAKKAPLVEIIPGKGSGQLKKRVLRFLDRKDIRLLYHRVEKDSDNFGRVFVHFRWK
- a CDS encoding MFS transporter, with translation MPAAPTNSRGRVHVVALAALSAAAFVYVTSETLPVGLLPQISSDLSVSEGRTGLLLSFYALVAGGTAIPFTAWTTHLPRHHLLVAVLGVFVLSQIGAALAPSFWWLVAARLLCALGHGLFWSILAPVAARLAPAGQEGRATAIVFMGNSLALVVGLPLGTLLGQLAGWRAAFLVVGGGGALTLVALWRLLPALPGADDSGFSRDLLARVAERRLIALYVVTLAVVVGQFTAYSYIAPLVREHGGYVGTGYGILLLGYGAAGLAGIVLSARVIDVRPRLAFVLPTTTIVLALTLLGLIGRSPVLTAVAVIAWGGAFTTLPVVLQSSVLRVAPAVSDVASAVYVVAFQIGIGAGALIGGVLVDGAKLDSTPWCAAGAAVIALGVGLVGRGLFPSRHHQPGDVPNARGSAGPSDHSHPPEFRVR